The Anaerolineae bacterium genome has a segment encoding these proteins:
- a CDS encoding aminopeptidase P family protein, protein MKSDLDQLMAKRGLDALIILGGEMPNPHRAYITNGHEASALVFKKRGEPAVMITNTLEIENARQSGLPVYNYNDFNIHELWAQYPDDADMRTVRSFERYFERLGITGGRIGVYGFGDIGASWEMLKLLSEHFPAMTFVGEREDTLFDEAVTTKDAVEIKLLKDVARRTNLVMQAAWDFIAGHRAQGGVVIRADGTPLTIGDVKRFVRLKLLEHGLEDPEGMIFAQGRDGGFPHSHGNDEEPLYLGRAIVFDLFPRDMQSGYYHDMTRTWSIGYATPEVQKAYDEVMTAFNAVMSQIKVGERTKRYQEIALDVLEEFGHPTGRSDPGSTVGYIHSLGHGLGLQIHERPGFTHLRNRDVVQVGNVFTVEPGVYYPDRGFGIRVEDTVYIDEQGVAHSLTSMHKELVLPLKG, encoded by the coding sequence ATGAAGTCTGATCTCGATCAGCTGATGGCAAAGCGGGGCCTGGACGCCCTGATCATTCTCGGTGGGGAGATGCCCAACCCGCACCGGGCCTACATCACTAACGGCCACGAAGCCAGTGCGCTGGTCTTCAAGAAGCGCGGCGAGCCAGCCGTGATGATCACCAATACCCTGGAGATCGAAAACGCCCGCCAGAGCGGCCTGCCGGTTTATAACTACAACGACTTCAACATCCACGAGCTATGGGCGCAATATCCCGATGACGCCGACATGCGCACGGTCAGGAGCTTTGAGCGCTACTTTGAGCGGCTGGGCATCACCGGCGGGCGGATCGGCGTCTACGGCTTCGGCGATATCGGCGCCAGCTGGGAGATGCTCAAGCTGCTCAGCGAGCACTTCCCGGCCATGACCTTCGTTGGCGAGCGGGAAGATACACTCTTTGACGAAGCCGTGACGACCAAAGACGCCGTCGAGATCAAACTTCTCAAGGATGTCGCCCGCCGCACCAACCTGGTCATGCAGGCGGCCTGGGACTTCATTGCCGGGCATCGTGCTCAGGGTGGCGTCGTCATCAGGGCGGATGGTACGCCGCTGACGATCGGAGACGTCAAGCGTTTCGTCCGGCTTAAGCTGCTGGAACATGGGCTGGAAGACCCGGAAGGCATGATCTTCGCCCAGGGGCGTGACGGCGGCTTCCCCCACAGCCATGGCAACGACGAAGAACCGCTCTACCTGGGCCGGGCGATTGTCTTCGACCTGTTCCCGCGCGACATGCAGAGCGGCTACTACCACGACATGACGCGCACCTGGAGCATCGGCTATGCTACGCCGGAAGTGCAGAAGGCTTACGACGAGGTGATGACCGCCTTCAACGCGGTGATGAGCCAGATCAAAGTCGGGGAGCGCACCAAGCGTTATCAGGAGATCGCGCTGGACGTGCTGGAGGAGTTCGGCCACCCCACCGGTCGCAGCGATCCAGGTTCAACGGTCGGTTACATCCACAGCCTGGGGCATGGCCTGGGGCTGCAGATTCACGAACGTCCGGGCTTCACCCACCTCCGCAACCGGGATGTAGTGCAGGTTGGTAACGTCTTCACGGTGGAGCCGGGCGTATACTATCCGGATCGCGGCTTTGGCATCCGCGTGGAAGATACCGTCTACATCGATGAGCAGGGCGTGGCTCACAGCCTGACGTCAATGCACAAGGAACTGGTGTTGCCGCTGAAGGGCTAA
- a CDS encoding GNAT family N-acetyltransferase: MTPATKPILLDFPDQIETERLIIRAPRPGDGPPLAEAVRDSQTHLQPWMPWAQRVASPEEYEALVREGIARWTRREDFWMMLIRKADGRWIGGSGLHDPDWDVPRFEIGYWVRADEEGKGYISEAVRAITDFAFVTLRAERLEIRCDALNRRSRAVAERCGFTLEGCLRRDTRTPGGELRDTLVFGLIRPDWEARRAQATP, from the coding sequence ATGACCCCGGCCACGAAGCCGATTCTGCTTGATTTCCCTGACCAGATCGAAACCGAGCGCCTGATCATCCGCGCCCCGCGTCCCGGCGATGGCCCGCCCCTGGCTGAAGCTGTCCGCGACTCACAGACCCACCTGCAACCGTGGATGCCCTGGGCGCAGCGCGTGGCTTCTCCGGAGGAATACGAGGCTCTGGTGCGCGAGGGTATCGCCCGCTGGACGCGCCGCGAGGACTTCTGGATGATGCTGATCCGCAAGGCAGACGGGCGCTGGATCGGTGGCAGTGGCCTGCATGACCCGGACTGGGACGTACCGCGCTTTGAGATCGGTTACTGGGTGCGTGCTGACGAGGAAGGCAAGGGCTACATCAGCGAGGCTGTGCGGGCCATCACCGATTTCGCTTTTGTCACGCTCCGTGCTGAACGCCTGGAGATCCGCTGCGACGCTCTCAACAGGCGCAGCCGGGCGGTCGCCGAACGCTGCGGCTTTACGCTGGAGGGCTGCCTGCGCCGCGACACCCGCACCCCCGGCGGCGAACTGCGCGATACGCTGGTTTTCGGCCTGATCCGCCCGGACTGGGAAGCACGCCGGGCACAGGCGACGCCCTGA